The genomic window gcctctcccctcCGTTTTAATGCCAAAAAAGTTCTAATTCCtcaatttttttgcctttgctgtGACCAGTTTTTGGTTCTTTTCAATAAAACTGTTGCTGGCAGCTGCTCCTTCTTGGAGTGGGGGGGTGGGTGACAGGGGTGGGTCATTCCCCTCAttcccagggatggagaggggacaCGGAGAGGGGGGGGTCACAGCAATGCTGTCACCCTGTGCCCCTGGTTAATCATTGATCCCTTTATCCCTGTTTATTTGCCGGTCCAGGCGGACTttggcagccctggcccagcctgggtTGGGATTTGGGAGCAAAACTTGGCTCGgggaggggggctgggggtgctgggacaAAGTGgggggggcaggatggggggtccctgctcttcctggccCCTCACCAGCAGCTTTTTAtaccccagcactgccttgtCCCTGCCCTTGCTGGCTCCttggcacagggagaggagcCAGGACCAGCCCTGGCAGGATTTGTccctcccccaaatccccccagcccttcccaggggGTCCTTGGGGTGCCCTGTCCCCTTGGGAAGGGGTTGAGGGGTGTCCTGTGCCCCCAAAGGGTGTTTGGGGAGGTGGTCTGAGGGATGTTCTGTAACCCCAAGGGTTATAGAaccccccctgtgcccctgaggggtgttttggggggtcctTGGGGTGCCCAGTGCCACTGAAGGGACATTTAGGGGGGTCCATGTGGTGCCTTGTGCCCCCGGGGTGGGTTTTTGGGTGGTCTTcgggtggttttggggggtcctggggtgggttttaggggtttttttaggtagttcttgtgtggttttggggggaGTGGGTGATTTTTAGGGATCCTGGTCCCCCCAGGTGTGTTTTTGGGAGGTTTTGGGATGTGGTTTTTGGGGGTCCAGTTCCCCCTAAGTGttgttttgggggtccctgtcccCGCAGATGTGTTTTTGGGTGTTTTATGGGTATTTTGGTGGGGGGCGGGTGTGTTTTTGGGATGTtcttgggtggttttggggtgtttttgggaGTCCCAGGTGTGTTATTGGGTTTTtatggggtgtttttgggggtcccgggtgtggttttgggtgttttgggggggtcccaggtgtggttttggggggtcccgcGTGtgtttttgggtggttttgggggtgtttttggAGTCCCGGATGTGGTTTTTGGGTATTTGGGGGGGGTCACGGGTgtattttggggtgttttgggggggtcccgggtgtattttggggtgtttttgggggtcccgggtgtgtttttgggtgtttttggggtgttttagggggtcccaggtgtgttaTTGGGTTTTTATGGGGTGTTTTTGGAGTCCCGGGTGTGGGTTTTGGGTATTTGGGGGGGTCCCGGGTgtattttggggtgtttttgggggtcccgggtgtgtttttgggtggtttttgaggGTCCCGTTCCCCCCACGCAAAGCCGCGGGGGGGCGTGGCCATGTCCCGGAGGGGGGCGTGTCCCTGGTCTCCGCCAGCCAATGGGAGCGCTCCCCGTGCCCGCGCGCCGAGCGTGCGCCCTGCGCGGCCCCGcgcgagcggcggcgggagcgggagcggaggtAGGACCGGGATGGGCCGGGATGCACCGGGATGGACCGCGCCGGGACGGGACGGGGAACGGTGCGACGGGCCGGGGAAACCGCTGCGGGGACGCGGCACcgcggggagcgcggcggggccgcggggggaGCGCGCTGGAGCCGGCCCCGAGCCCcggatggggatggggatgggggagaggaTCCCTGCGGGATGCGGGGAAGGCTGCAGGGAAGGCTGCAGGAGAGCGGGGTTGGGGTGTAGGAGCGGGCCTAGGCTTGGAGGCAGCGGGGGGGGGTCGCTTTGGGGCTGCCAGCGGGGTCTGGGGCAGGTGGAGGTGGGCTCTGGGGTGCAGGACGCTGTTATGGGGTGCAGGACCCAATTTTGGGACGCGGGACCCTGCTATGGGGTCTGGCACCAGCAGTGCAAGCTCTGGGGCCGGGCAGGGGGCAAAAGGGCCGGGCATGGGGACTgggggaggggatggggcagggccgggggggcagcaggagcagcttcagcacggggggcactggggggggtcCGTGTAGGGTGGGCTGGCCGGGATATTCCCCTGTTTGCTGCCCGCCTGCCCGCCCCGGGGCCTGCGGGGAGAGGAAGGGACAAGACACTGCCCGGAGGCTCcagggggggcagagggggatCCGTGACCCGAGAAACGTGGCCCCGGGACGTGCCCCAGGGCACGGAAACCCTCCTGGAAACCCTCCTGGAAACCCCTCCTGCCCGCGGGGCGTGTGGAGCAGCGTTTGCTCCGGAAGGAGCtcggccccgccggctccagGAGCGGGATTCATCCCGGTGGGGTTTTCGGGAGCCCCCAGTGCACCCCTCCCCTTCCAGTCTTGCGCCAGCGAGCGGGATTTCGGGAAGAGCTGGCGCGGGGCTGACGTCGCCGGGGTCATGGCTTTGCCAGCGGTTCTTATTCCCCGGCGTCACCTTCCCGCTGGCGGATCGATGACCGCTGGGAAGTGAagcccagggagatgggaaggaCTGGCGTGGCCTCGGGAGCTGTGTTGTGTGCTGTCGTGGCATCGCTCCCGGGCACATCCCTCGCCGGGCATCCGTCCCCTTCCCGTGGCAGCGGTTTGTCCCCGTGCCCCATCCCAGAGGGAGATAAAGTAGGTCAGGCGCTGGCTCCGGGCTCCGGGAGCGGATCCCGGCGGGAGGACGCCCTTGGAGGTAGCGGGCAGGAGGCTGGGACGCTCCGCGGGTGGGGTGGCGAGGGGGCCGCGCTCCGGGGGTGTTCGCTGCACACCCCCCTTTGCCCCGGGATGCGGggatggatggacggatggatggatggatgtgtTTGGCACCCTCCCGCCTTGCCCTGAGCTCCCCGTGGCTTTCGGGGGGCCGGAGCCCCATATGTCCCTCTTTGGGCCCTTCCGCAGGGGCGGCTCCTCCACCTCGTTTTTGCCCTAAAACGGAGCGAGCCCGTGCGGCTCCTGCCGCTGCCCGGCTCTGCCTGCGCGGCGcttcctgcctttcctttggcagctggggcaggagtCCGAGGTCCGGTTTTCCACCCTGGGTGTATCCGGCTCAGCCCGGCTTCGGGAGAAACCCCTGGGAGCGATTTTGGCTCCGGCGGGGGCTGCGTGCCTTGGCACGGGCCGGGACAGGCGGTGTGCGACCCGGCGGGATGGCTCCAGGCGGGATCAGGGATACGGGGAGCACTCGGCTGGCacgggcagggaagggcagccAATGTCCCCCGTCCCGGGACACGCGGCCACTGGGGCAGACCTTTGGCACCGTGGGCAGTGTGCCAGCACCTGTGGGAGTCACCAGGATGTCCCATGTAGCCTGAGAGGATCCACCTGGGATGGGTGGGTTGGGATAGGGAGggagaagcagaggaagagtcCGGGCTTGCTGAAGAGGCAGAGGTCCCTTAGGTACCCCCACTCAGCACCAGCACCCCACTGGATGAGCTCCCTTCCCATGTTTTGGGAGGAGAGGGGTTAAGCCAAAGCATCCGAGCTAagccctggcaggaggaggcTAAAACCTCCCCAGAACAAAGCTCACAAGGTGGTGGTAAGCTGGTAAAACCTGTGGGAATGTGGGAGCCTTCGGAGGGGGAGCGGGGTCCTGGATGGGGAGCAGGGTCCTCCTGTGCCCCTTTTCCTCACAGTCCTGGCCCCCAGGTTATTTTCAGAACAATTGCTTGGCCGGGCTTCAAAAATGTCCTGGGCTCATTTTTGGAGGAGCCCGGAGCCTGCGAGCTCTCAGCACAGGCTGTGGGGTATCCCAGGGAGATCCGGGagcccctgggaagggcagCCAGGAGGCAGGACACGCCTGGAGCCCCGCACTGGGATCGGGGTGGCTGCTGCACTTACGGAACCAGCGGACTGTTACTCTCTCCTGGTCCTTGTGAATCCCGAGTTTGCCGCCCACCTCTCAGTGCAGttttcccaggaaggcagcccaggccctgctccagcctctcgGGTGCCTCCCACAGTGGACGTGCAGGTCGTGCCTGGCGTGTCGTCCCCCCCCTCGCCCcgtctcccccagccccttcctttGCACCCCGGGTTTGTGCCACCCCACTTTTATTGATCCCCGGCGCGTAtgaaaggagcagagagggcAAGGATTGACTCTGGGCAAACACTATAAAGGCACCTACAGTTGGAGCCGGGGAAGGAGCCGGTTCATGGTAATTATCCGGGTTAAAATATAACCCCGTGAAAGTTCCACCTCTGTCCCCTGGGTTCCCACGTCCTCCGAGCTCCTGGAGGGATTTGTGTCCAGGTCCTGGAGGGATTTGTGTCCCGTTCCTGGTGACGCCGAGGGGACCCACGCgtggctgggagctggagcgTGACTCCTCACACCACGGAGAGCTGGATTtggggctggcagaggcacaAGCCCTGCCTGCTTCCCACcacctgctgctcttcccagggTCCCGAGGTGCTGCGGAGCTGGAGAACCCCCGGGAGCCGTGTCCTGGCAGCCCCCCACGGTGAGCAGAGGGTGGCTCAGAGTGGGGGAGAAGCGGGTGGTCCTGTATACAAGTCCCCCCTCAAGATCTGGGTGCTCTCAACGCTGCATCCCCTTTTCCCTGAGGAGGAAATGTGCCATCTCCCGACGGAGCTGTGGGGTGGAGGAGCGGCGGTTGGAGCGCTGGGAACGCCAAAGCCAACAGCAGTGTGTGTTTtccctcccagcatcccagaggCACCATGATCCCCAGCGCGGGCccccggagctgctgcctgctcctgctgctctgcctccttccctgcccgCGGGTCCGGGCGGGCAGGGACAGCCCGGGAGTCTCCGCAGCCTCCTTCCTGCAGGATCTGCTCCAGCGCTACGGAGAGAGCCAGACCTTGAGCCTCAAGCAGCTCAAGGCCCTGCTGAACCGCCTGGACGTGGGAGTGGGACACGCCAACGTCTCCCAGTCACCGCAGCAGCGCCTGAACCTCTCCCGGGTAGGGCCCCAAAACCTCCCTGCAGATCCCAAAACCTCCCTGCGGAGCTGCGGGAGTCTCAAGGCACGttcctgttcccttcccttccccagtgctTCAGCTCCGTGGAGCTTTTTGCCATCCACAACCTGAGCGAGGGCTCTGCCGTGGGGCACAGGGAGTTCAAGGAGTTCTGCCCCaccatcctgcagcagctggagtcgGGGGCGTGCGCCtccgaaaacctggaaaatgaggaaaacGAGCAGACGGAGGAGGGCAGACCCAGCTCGGCTGAAGGTAAgaggggagctggaggggcaCAGGCCCTGCCCAGGCCCAGGCACGGAGCTCAGGAGCGATGAGGCACCCCGGGACCTCCAGCACAGGTGGTTCCCGCTCCTGGGAATTCCTtgcctgcagcaggcaggaatCCCCACGGGTTTTCCTCGCTGTGGATTGTGCCGTGGCATGGTTTCGCCGGGATAACCTCTGTGCCTCCGGGATAGCTGGATGAGGAGGGGACCTTGCCATGAGTCCCTGTGGGTGGGAGGGGGTGGCCTGGCACTTGGAGGGACCCGCTGGCCTCCAGCCACCAATGGATGCTCAACCAGCTCCCGCGTATCCCGCTCCTGACGATGCCCATGGTCTTGGATCAGCTGCCCTGAGCCCCACCCTGGGGCTGGCTCGGGAAAGCCTTTTCCAAGTAACCCAATGGTTTCATTCCCACTTTCCCTGCACCAAAAAAAACGATGGTTTTGTCGCAGCTGAGACAtccagagcacagggagagaCCCTCCAGTGCCACGTGGCACAGGAATAGACCCGGAGCCAGCCCTTTCCCGCCCGCCCGGATCCGGGCTCTCCGAGAGCCTCGGTAATGTCTGGCCCCTCTGGTTTCTTCTCGTTCTCCGCAGTGTGGGGCTTTGGTTTTCTCAGTGTGTCCATGATTAACGTGGCCTCCCTGCTCGGAGTCCTCATCGTGCCGTGCTCCGCCAAGGCCTTTTTCCGCCGGGTCCTCACGTTTTTCATCGCGCTGTCCATCGGCACGCTGCTCTCTAACGCGCTCCTCCAGCTCATCCCAGAGGTGCGGTAGAACGTCCCTGCCCTCTCTTCCCGGCTCCGGGGCCCTCTCTGCCTCCAAACCCCGCCGAATCCAGCCGGTCCCTTCCGTCACCCGAGGCTCAGGGCTCGTCTCAGGGGCTTTTCTCGCCCCCTCCGAGCACCAGGAAACCCTCTGGAGCGGGCGGGGAGGCTGtgtcctccagccctgccgggtCTGAGGAGTGGGAATGTGCTCCTGGAGTGGCCAGGAGTTTATCCCTTGGAGGAATGTGCTCAGCCATCAGTCTCCCAGGACTAGTGGGAGAGTACTGCGAAACAGAGGAAATATCCataaaaaaggaggaaatatcCATATAAAAACACGGAGAACAGCATCAGCTTCCTCTGGAATCAACCAAATTTTACAAGGCCTTTATTGCCTGTATTTTTTTCGGCCCCCCTGCCTCTCCCTGATTTCCCAGCCCGGTGTTTCCACAAGGGTTCAGGCTTCCCTGAGGTTTCCTGGTGCTCTGATGGGACCAACAAGAAATACTGCAAATTAATTGTGTTGTAATTGCCCAGTTCTGGAGTTGAATAAATCCACACGGATTTGGACACCTTTGGAACACTGTCCAGGTGGCTCCTCGGAGCACAAGTAGCTCCTGGGTAGAGGACGAGCTGGATCCGAGCTCCTGCACATCCAGCCTTAAAATtccacagggtttttttccccctggcaTTGCCAGGGCAACGATCACCTCACCCGTCTTGGCAGTGGGATGTTTTTCCAAGGCTCCCTTTCAACTCCAGAACTGCAACTTTTATTCGCTGGACATAAAAACCAAGCGCCTCTAATTCCTGATTTTTCCGGGAATCGGGATGCCGCGCGTACGCTCCAGCCTCGCCAGCGCTCGGAGCATCCCGGcgtgggatggggatggagcgTACGAGGTGCTCAGGGAACCTGGGCGCTCCGTGGCTCGGGAATGGCTcgtggagcagagctgggggctggCTGGGACACGGCCTGGCTGCCAAAACCCGCTCGCTCCAAGAATCCAACCCTTCCCAAAGAGCCATTCCCAAAGCCGCCCGGCGCCAGGTCCCAGCCAAGCCGAGATGAACAACAATCACTAATGAATGtcctcttctctcccctctctccctccctcctctctctgtcCTGTCGGTGTGgattccttccctccctgtgcccgCCTTGATCCCCTCCCTCGCCTTTCCCGTTCCCCCGGGGTGGGTTTGGCTCTCACGCCTCAGTCTGGGGTTACGGTTTCCTCTGCGTGTCCGTCATCTCCCTGTGCTCGCTGGTGGGAGCCAGCGTGGTGCCCTTCATGAAGAAGACCTTTTACAAGCGGCTGCTCCTCTACTTCATAGCTCTGGCGATTGGAACTCTCTACTCCAACGCCCTCTTCCAGCTCATTCCCGAGGTAGGGAGAGGACCGGGCGGGTctgtgcttttctctctctctctcgggggctgtttctctctctggctggagaaggggaaggcgGCGTCGGAGGGGAGCCCAGAGCGAGGTACGGAGGCTGGAAGCCCCTTGGAACTACAGTTTGGAAGGGAattgctgcaggcagagcccagtcTGCTTCAAGCAGAGAATCACTGTTTTATTGCCTTTCCTGGCCCTGAAGGCAGGTCCTCTCTGAGCGTGGAGCCCTGGTTTTGGCATCCCTGCCCCAGGGCGGGTGCTGGATCCGATGCCTTGGGGCACAGCCAGCTTGGAGGAGGGAATGAGGGAGATTAAAGGTGCACAAAGGCATTTTCTGAGCTTGTCcccaaagcagctgctgcttaGAGAGGTCAGAAAGCTGTGCCACCCCCTCTGGGGCCTAAAGTAGATGAAGGACCCTGCCAGGGACTGTTCCTCATCCTCTCCCATGgcccctcctgcctgcaggcGTTTGGATTCAACCCTCAGGAAGATTATTACGTTTCCAAATCCGCCGTGGTGTTCGGGGGCTTCTACCTCTTCTTCTTCACGGAGAAGGTCCTGAAGATGCTCCTGAAGCAGAAGGACCAGGTGAGGCTGAGCAGGGGCTGGTGGGTGGTGGGGAACAGCGGGAATGTGGGGGTGTCTGACACCCCCGAATCCCCTGATCCCACAGCACCACCACGGGCACAGCCACTACGGCCCCGAGGCTCTGCCCTCCAAGAAGGACCAGGAGGAGGGGGTCACGGAGAAGCTGCAGAACGGGGACCTGGACCACATGATCCCGCACATCACCGGCGAGCTGGAGCGCAAGCCCCCCTCCGGGGATGAGAAGGCTGTGGTGGGCTCCCTCTCTGTCCAGGTGAGCGCCTTGTCCCGTGGGATGGGAACATGGGAAAAGCCCGCCCGTCAACGGAAAGGGAGTCTCGGACCCCAAACCCTCTGCGGGGGGTGGGAAGCAGAGGGCTCCGCTTCTGGATTTCATGAGCGTGGGGATGGTTTTCCCGGCTGGAGGAGGGATCAGCCAACCCCCCCGGAGCGTTTGGGTGCTGAGCCCCCCCGTTGGGGTGCTGTGGCAGGACCTGCAGGCCTCCCAGAGCGCGTGCTACTGGCTGAAGGAGGTGCGGTATTCCGACATCGGGACGCTGGCCTGGATGATCACCCTCAGCGACGGCCTCCACAACTTCATCGACGGGCTGGCCATCGGCGCCTCCTTCACCGTCTCCGTCTTCCAAGGGATCAGCACCTCCGTGGCCATCCTCTGCGAGGAGTTCCCGCACGAGCTGGGTGCGTGAGTCCCCCGGATCTGCCCCTCCGCTGCTCCCCCGGTCCCGCTCTCCTTCAGGGTCGGTCCTTTTCCCCGGAGAGGaagggggattttggggtgggatAAACGGCGAGGGGAAGGCGAGGCTGGAAACGGCGCTGAGTAATCGCCGCTCTAAAAATAACGAGGTAATATGATGTCTGAGATTTAAATTTAGATGGAGACAtctgaaggcaaagaaaaaaaaaagaaaccgAAACCCTCGACACCTCGTTGGTTTGGGAGGGGGCGAggtgggtttgggtgggaaggtCCGAATTTAGGGGCAGTGGTGTGGTCAGTGCaggggggtgggtttgggtgtGAATTTAGGGGCAGTGGTGTGCTGTTAgtggagggaggaggcaggttTGGGTGTGAATATCTGAGTTTAGGGGCAGTGGTGCGCTGTTAGTGGAGGGGAAAGGCAGGTTTGGGTGTGAAGGACTGAATTTAAGGGCAGTGGGGGAGCCCACGCAGGAGCTGGCACAGGATGTGATttttggggctgtcctgtgcgGGGggaggagttggactcaatgatcctttgtgtgtcccttccagctgaggACACTCCACGATTTATGACCCGGAGTCCAAGGCGGCCCCTCGGTGCTGTCCCCATGCTGCcaacagcccttccctcctcatcctcccgTCCTTTTCTCCCGCAGGGGACTTTGTCATCCTGCTGAACGCCGGGATGACCATCCGCCAGGCTCTTTTCTTCAACTTcatctctgcctgctgctgctacGTGGGCCTGGCCTTCGGCATCGTGGCCGGCAGCCACTTCTCTGCCAACTGGATCTTCGCTCTGGCTGGAGGGATGTTCCTGTACATAGCTCTGGCTGACATGGTAAATCCCGAGCCTGGGTGCGTGGTTGGGATCTTCCCAGGgcttttttcccaggaaaacttTAGCCTGAGGGTGGGTTTGCTCCGTCCCCTTGGCACACGCTTTGCTGTCTCCGCTTTGCTTTGCCTGGCTGAGCGAAATCCACGGgctggggccggggggggggttgggtgtttttttcctgggaagaaCAGAGCCTTTCCTGTCGCTGAGCCTTTGCCATgcctgttttttcccctcccagttccccgAGATGAACGAGGTGAGCCGGGAGGACGAGCAGAACGGCAGCGCCCTGATCACCTTCGCCATCCAGAACGCGGGGCTGCTCACAGGCTTCACCATCATGGTGCTGCTCACCATGTACTCTGGCCAGATCCAGATTGGGTAGGACCAGCCCGAGCTGCAGCCCTGATccacttttttccattttttttttttttttctgggggggtgggggaaggggttttccttggggtttttttttttttccttcccttttcctgctgcaaGCAAACGACGGTACCTGTGCGGGCACTGACGTCACACTACAGAGGAGACATCGCTTTGAAAGCTGTTCCACAGACCTTCTTTGGGTTTAAGACTGTGAGGGGAGGCTGAATCCCCCCTTCCCATAGGACTGACCTGACCGGAGGATTGCTTTCCCCTGTCATATCCCTGGTCTCCTCGCCTCTCCTGGGAAGGATGGAgtggggaggcaggagctgcttcaGCCGTGCTCAGAGCATTCCCATGGGATGTGACGCCGTCCTGACCCCTTTGGGGTGGGGACGGATGGGGACAGACCCTTCTTGGAGCGTTCCCATGGGGTGTGACGCTCTCCTGACCCCTTTGGGGGGTGTATGATGGGGACAGACCCTTCTCAGAGCGTTCCCCACCAGCCATCCCTCGGAGCTGTGCTCTCCATGAGGATGAGGAGGCTCATGATGTCACCACCATCCGACGGGGTTTGCTCctttccagccctggggagagcAGGGTGAAGAGGGTTGGGATTTTAGAGCACACTTTGGGTGTCCATGCTCGGAGCAGAGGAcaccaggccaggttggagtgACATGTGGGCTGCTGGGAGAAGCCCGGCGGGATATCCTGAccccccctgtgctgctggaaaagaGGGGCAAATCCCAACTCCTCCTGGTGGGAAGGGGGGTGAGAGCAGAGCCCTGCCTGGCCGtgggctcccagcccaggggtcTCTCCTCAGGCTGTGTCCAAGCTCACGGTGACACCCGGGAACAGCCACCGGCTTTTAAACACTGCTGAGGTTCAGGGTGGGGCGGGggctgtttttaaaacaaaataccaGACTGTGAACCTCTTTAGGTTGCGTTTTTCCAGCCTTAGGGAGTAGCCAGAGAAGGGTGTTCCAGgcacttcccagctctgcccccggGGCTGGCTTTCCCCAGATTCACTACGTGAATTACTAGTTATCATATTGATAATCTTGCCCACCCCACCCCTGTTGCTTGAGGTCCCCTCGcaccccctttccccccccaaacCTTGTCCTGTACCTGGTGTGAGCTCGTGGCTGTGTGGATAAGCAGGAGTGGATTCAGGGAGCTTCCCGTGGATTGGGATGGAGGAGTGGTGCGGGTGCTTTGGGAAGTGTTTGTGCTTGTCAGGGAGtgtcttccctccctccctggctgTGTAGGGGGTGTGTGTGACAATCCTGCCACCTCAGTGTGGTCCTGGAGCCGAGGATCCCAcaccttccctccccaccctgcgGAAAGCAAAGCCAAGGGTGTGCCAGGGATTTTTCctcagcccctggcacaggctcagcacctccagcagcGTTGTACCCTGGCTGGATGGCTGTAGTCCCTGAATTCCCTTAGTTCCCAGCTGGATGCTGTTCTTCCTAAACTCCTGACCGTTGTCACCGAGTCCCTGGACTCTGGCATTCCCAGTATCCTTATGGATCATCACCTCTGCTCTCAGTGGCTTTCCTAGGCTGGGCTTAGTCCCCTCAGCACCACAATGCTGTTGGCTTTGTCCTGCACCCCAAAACCTAAATA from Pseudopipra pipra isolate bDixPip1 chromosome 28, bDixPip1.hap1, whole genome shotgun sequence includes these protein-coding regions:
- the SLC39A14 gene encoding metal cation symporter ZIP14 isoform X1 translates to MGCFWSPGCGFWVFGGVPGVFWGVFGGPGCVFGWFLRVPFPPRKAAGGRGHVPEGGVSLVSASQWERSPCPRAERAPCAAPRERRRERERRVPRCCGAGEPPGAVSWQPPTHPRGTMIPSAGPRSCCLLLLLCLLPCPRVRAGRDSPGVSAASFLQDLLQRYGESQTLSLKQLKALLNRLDVGVGHANVSQSPQQRLNLSRCFSSVELFAIHNLSEGSAVGHREFKEFCPTILQQLESGACASENLENEENEQTEEGRPSSAEVWGYGFLCVSVISLCSLVGASVVPFMKKTFYKRLLLYFIALAIGTLYSNALFQLIPEAFGFNPQEDYYVSKSAVVFGGFYLFFFTEKVLKMLLKQKDQHHHGHSHYGPEALPSKKDQEEGVTEKLQNGDLDHMIPHITGELERKPPSGDEKAVVGSLSVQDLQASQSACYWLKEVRYSDIGTLAWMITLSDGLHNFIDGLAIGASFTVSVFQGISTSVAILCEEFPHELGDFVILLNAGMTIRQALFFNFISACCCYVGLAFGIVAGSHFSANWIFALAGGMFLYIALADMFPEMNEVSREDEQNGSALITFAIQNAGLLTGFTIMVLLTMYSGQIQIG
- the SLC39A14 gene encoding metal cation symporter ZIP14 isoform X4, which encodes MIPSAGPRSCCLLLLLCLLPCPRVRAGRDSPGVSAASFLQDLLQRYGESQTLSLKQLKALLNRLDVGVGHANVSQSPQQRLNLSRCFSSVELFAIHNLSEGSAVGHREFKEFCPTILQQLESGACASENLENEENEQTEEGRPSSAEVWGYGFLCVSVISLCSLVGASVVPFMKKTFYKRLLLYFIALAIGTLYSNALFQLIPEAFGFNPQEDYYVSKSAVVFGGFYLFFFTEKVLKMLLKQKDQHHHGHSHYGPEALPSKKDQEEGVTEKLQNGDLDHMIPHITGELERKPPSGDEKAVVGSLSVQDLQASQSACYWLKEVRYSDIGTLAWMITLSDGLHNFIDGLAIGASFTVSVFQGISTSVAILCEEFPHELGDFVILLNAGMTIRQALFFNFISACCCYVGLAFGIVAGSHFSANWIFALAGGMFLYIALADMFPEMNEVSREDEQNGSALITFAIQNAGLLTGFTIMVLLTMYSGQIQIG
- the SLC39A14 gene encoding metal cation symporter ZIP14 isoform X3 produces the protein MGRDAPGWTAPGRDGERVPRCCGAGEPPGAVSWQPPTHPRGTMIPSAGPRSCCLLLLLCLLPCPRVRAGRDSPGVSAASFLQDLLQRYGESQTLSLKQLKALLNRLDVGVGHANVSQSPQQRLNLSRCFSSVELFAIHNLSEGSAVGHREFKEFCPTILQQLESGACASENLENEENEQTEEGRPSSAEVWGYGFLCVSVISLCSLVGASVVPFMKKTFYKRLLLYFIALAIGTLYSNALFQLIPEAFGFNPQEDYYVSKSAVVFGGFYLFFFTEKVLKMLLKQKDQHHHGHSHYGPEALPSKKDQEEGVTEKLQNGDLDHMIPHITGELERKPPSGDEKAVVGSLSVQDLQASQSACYWLKEVRYSDIGTLAWMITLSDGLHNFIDGLAIGASFTVSVFQGISTSVAILCEEFPHELGDFVILLNAGMTIRQALFFNFISACCCYVGLAFGIVAGSHFSANWIFALAGGMFLYIALADMFPEMNEVSREDEQNGSALITFAIQNAGLLTGFTIMVLLTMYSGQIQIG
- the SLC39A14 gene encoding metal cation symporter ZIP14 isoform X2; translation: MGCFWSPGCGFWVFGGVPGVFWGVFGGPGCVFGWFLRVPFPPRKAAGGRGHVPEGGVSLVSASQWERSPCPRAERAPCAAPRERRRERERRVPRCCGAGEPPGAVSWQPPTHPRGTMIPSAGPRSCCLLLLLCLLPCPRVRAGRDSPGVSAASFLQDLLQRYGESQTLSLKQLKALLNRLDVGVGHANVSQSPQQRLNLSRCFSSVELFAIHNLSEGSAVGHREFKEFCPTILQQLESGACASENLENEENEQTEEGRPSSAEVWGFGFLSVSMINVASLLGVLIVPCSAKAFFRRVLTFFIALSIGTLLSNALLQLIPEAFGFNPQEDYYVSKSAVVFGGFYLFFFTEKVLKMLLKQKDQHHHGHSHYGPEALPSKKDQEEGVTEKLQNGDLDHMIPHITGELERKPPSGDEKAVVGSLSVQDLQASQSACYWLKEVRYSDIGTLAWMITLSDGLHNFIDGLAIGASFTVSVFQGISTSVAILCEEFPHELGDFVILLNAGMTIRQALFFNFISACCCYVGLAFGIVAGSHFSANWIFALAGGMFLYIALADMFPEMNEVSREDEQNGSALITFAIQNAGLLTGFTIMVLLTMYSGQIQIG